The following proteins are co-located in the Pyxidicoccus xibeiensis genome:
- a CDS encoding response regulator gives MTRILIIEDEQDLAGLVDYNLRAAGFETETANTGAGGLARARATPPDLVLLDLMLPDVAGGEVLRMLKQDPELRKTSVIIVSAKGQESDRVQGLELGADDYVVKPFSVRELLLRVKAVLRRTDAEEGPAAVLGAGDIVLDTSRHQVRVKGEEVVLTALEFRLLRTLLERSDRVQTREVLLSDVWGIQAEIHTRTVDTHIKRLREKLGPAGDIIETVRGVGYKLSPP, from the coding sequence ATGACGCGCATCCTCATCATCGAGGACGAGCAGGATCTCGCCGGGCTCGTCGACTACAACCTCCGCGCCGCGGGCTTCGAGACGGAGACGGCCAACACCGGCGCGGGCGGCCTGGCCCGTGCCCGCGCCACCCCGCCGGACCTGGTGCTGCTGGACCTGATGCTGCCGGACGTGGCGGGCGGCGAGGTGCTGCGCATGCTCAAGCAGGACCCGGAGCTGCGAAAGACGTCCGTCATCATCGTCAGCGCCAAGGGGCAGGAGTCGGACCGTGTCCAGGGACTGGAGCTGGGCGCGGACGACTACGTGGTGAAGCCCTTCTCCGTCCGCGAGCTCCTCCTGCGCGTCAAGGCGGTGCTGCGCCGCACGGACGCGGAGGAAGGGCCGGCGGCGGTGCTGGGCGCGGGGGACATCGTCCTGGACACGTCGCGCCACCAGGTGCGCGTGAAGGGCGAGGAGGTGGTGCTCACCGCCCTGGAGTTCCGCCTGCTGCGCACGCTGCTGGAGCGCAGTGACCGCGTGCAGACGCGCGAGGTGCTCCTGTCCGACGTCTGGGGCATCCAGGCGGAAATCCACACCCGCACCGTGGACACGCACATCAAGCGGCTGCGCGAGAAGCTGGGCCCCGCTGGCGACATCATCGAGACGGTGCGCGGCGTGGGCTACAAGCTCAGCCCTCCGTAG
- a CDS encoding sensor histidine kinase, whose protein sequence is MPLRATLLPLLLPAAVVALLVATLDTPQGAAAAALVTLAGSLMALGVSRGAMQEQLDTLTRHTRGRAEGATGAPAPGPEQLEEVASLGGAIDSLHAQLSAQNAALTQEARTLTAVLDGMAEGIWVTDAEGTVVRHNDALRDLLQPAGGHIIGQRPLALIRDELLHDAVMRACREGASTRLELALEGLFPRTLSVRVTPLGRDLPGSAAVFHDVTELRRLEKVRKDFVANVSHELRTPITAIRGYAETLQGGALTDAVMAPKMVEIIHRQSERLSELVEDLLELSRLESREVRLRLTEVTLAEAAARATDTVRPKAEGKGQRVSLHVPPDLRALGDPRAVEQVLLNLLDNAVKYTPPGGRVDVYGACEDGRCVVRVKDTGLGIEPKHLSRIFERFYRVDKGRSRDMGGTGLGLSIVKHLLGAMDGEVRVESQPNVGSTFTIFLPLVAPAKAATG, encoded by the coding sequence ATGCCCCTGCGCGCCACACTCCTGCCCCTCCTGCTGCCCGCCGCCGTGGTGGCCCTCCTCGTCGCCACGCTGGACACGCCCCAGGGCGCGGCGGCCGCGGCGCTCGTCACGCTGGCCGGCTCGCTCATGGCCCTGGGCGTCAGCCGCGGCGCCATGCAGGAGCAGCTCGACACCCTCACCCGCCACACGCGCGGCCGCGCCGAGGGCGCCACGGGTGCGCCCGCCCCGGGCCCCGAGCAGCTGGAGGAGGTGGCCAGCCTGGGCGGTGCCATCGACTCGCTCCACGCCCAGCTCTCCGCGCAGAACGCGGCGCTCACCCAGGAGGCGCGCACCCTCACCGCCGTGCTGGACGGCATGGCCGAGGGCATCTGGGTGACGGACGCGGAGGGCACCGTGGTGCGCCACAACGACGCGCTCCGCGACCTGCTCCAGCCCGCCGGAGGCCACATCATCGGCCAGCGCCCGCTCGCCCTCATCCGCGACGAGCTGCTCCACGACGCCGTCATGAGGGCCTGCCGCGAGGGCGCCTCCACGCGGCTGGAGCTGGCGCTCGAGGGGCTGTTCCCCCGCACGCTCTCCGTCCGGGTGACGCCGCTGGGGAGGGATTTGCCGGGCAGCGCCGCCGTCTTCCACGACGTCACCGAGCTGCGCCGCCTGGAGAAGGTGCGCAAGGACTTCGTGGCCAACGTGTCCCACGAGCTGCGCACGCCGATTACCGCCATCCGCGGCTATGCGGAGACGCTGCAGGGTGGCGCGCTGACCGACGCCGTCATGGCGCCGAAGATGGTGGAGATCATCCACCGCCAGTCGGAACGCCTCTCCGAGCTGGTGGAGGACCTGCTGGAACTGTCCCGCCTGGAGTCGCGCGAGGTGCGCCTGAGGCTCACCGAGGTGACTCTGGCGGAGGCCGCCGCCCGCGCCACCGACACGGTGCGTCCCAAGGCGGAGGGCAAGGGCCAGCGTGTTTCACTCCACGTTCCACCGGACCTGCGTGCCCTGGGAGACCCGCGCGCGGTGGAGCAGGTGCTGCTCAACCTCCTGGACAACGCGGTGAAGTACACGCCACCGGGTGGGCGGGTGGACGTATACGGAGCGTGTGAGGACGGCAGGTGCGTGGTGCGCGTCAAGGACACCGGGCTGGGAATCGAGCCCAAGCACCTGTCCCGCATCTTCGAGCGCTTCTACCGGGTGGATAAAGGTCGCAGCCGCGACATGGGGGGCACCGGCCTGGGCCTGTCCATCGTCAAGCACCTGCTGGGGGCCATGGACGGGGAGGTCAGGGTGGAGAGCCAGCCCAACGTGGGCAGCACCTTCACCATTTTTCTTCCCCTGGTTGCTCCCGCAAAGGCGGCGACCGGATAG
- a CDS encoding metallophosphoesterase family protein, with product MRVAILADIHGNLPACEAVLEDIARSVAPDFIVAAGDLALRGAHPKETVDLLFDRCDSVLMGNTDCYLAGNYLGGAYRERDHWKTELLRWTRDQLGGELLQKLGALPFSVRYTPRKGQDLFVCHANPRNLEESLDPTLDDVAVRRFFSHLDAAACAFGHLHFPYRRRVGRMLIADVASAGIPRDGDLRPAYGVFTFTPKGWRVQIRRVRYPVRKATQALTARRVPGGPLLIHKLVEARYRHHNALMEAARRHSGLPPAGPVLRPPPGTVARNAATPLDGRPPPDVDPATLPTDLDGTVTDASPLPPDVFNDMEG from the coding sequence ATGCGGGTCGCCATCCTCGCGGACATCCACGGCAATCTTCCTGCCTGCGAGGCCGTCCTCGAGGACATCGCGCGCTCTGTCGCGCCCGACTTCATCGTCGCCGCGGGGGACCTGGCCCTGCGGGGCGCCCACCCGAAGGAGACGGTGGACCTGCTCTTCGACCGCTGCGACTCGGTGCTGATGGGCAACACCGACTGCTACCTCGCGGGCAACTACCTGGGTGGGGCGTACCGCGAGCGGGACCACTGGAAGACGGAGCTGTTGCGCTGGACGAGGGATCAGCTGGGCGGAGAGCTGCTGCAGAAGCTGGGCGCCCTGCCCTTCTCCGTGCGCTACACGCCGCGCAAGGGGCAGGACCTCTTCGTCTGCCACGCCAACCCGCGCAACCTGGAGGAGTCGCTGGACCCCACGCTGGATGACGTGGCGGTGCGCCGCTTCTTCAGCCACCTGGACGCAGCCGCGTGCGCCTTCGGCCACCTGCACTTCCCCTACCGCCGCCGCGTGGGCCGCATGCTCATCGCCGACGTGGCCAGCGCCGGCATTCCGCGCGACGGGGATTTGCGCCCCGCCTACGGCGTCTTCACCTTCACGCCCAAGGGCTGGCGCGTGCAGATCCGCCGCGTGCGCTACCCGGTGCGCAAGGCCACCCAGGCCCTCACCGCGCGCCGCGTCCCCGGCGGCCCGCTGCTCATCCACAAGCTGGTGGAGGCGCGCTACCGCCACCACAACGCGCTGATGGAGGCCGCGCGCCGCCACTCCGGCCTGCCGCCCGCGGGGCCCGTGCTGCGCCCGCCGCCCGGCACCGTCGCGCGCAACGCGGCCACCCCGCTGGACGGCCGCCCGCCCCCGGACGTGGACCCCGCCACCCTGCCCACGGACCTGGACGGCACCGTGACGGACGCCTCACCGCTGCCGCCGGACGTGTTCAACGACATGGAAGGCTGA
- a CDS encoding SixA phosphatase family protein, which yields MSPRELPLLLVRHAVAEDSHVLGDEARALTSEGREAFRHHARRMARLTPLRGIVTSPLVRAVQTAELLVEAFGLSSVEVHPALLPRKGAHKRILKLARELGPGWALVGHNPSLERAATLALEGAQLPDKLRKGAAVALRPLADDAYTLAWWASPGRPVKRPGERR from the coding sequence ATGTCTCCGAGAGAACTGCCGCTCCTGCTCGTCCGCCACGCCGTGGCCGAGGACTCACACGTCCTGGGTGACGAGGCCCGGGCCCTCACGTCGGAGGGCCGCGAGGCCTTCCGCCACCACGCGCGCAGGATGGCGCGCCTCACGCCGCTGAGGGGCATCGTCACCAGCCCGCTGGTGCGCGCCGTCCAGACGGCGGAGCTGCTGGTGGAGGCCTTCGGCCTGTCCAGCGTGGAGGTCCACCCCGCGCTGCTGCCCCGAAAGGGCGCGCACAAGCGCATCCTCAAGCTGGCCCGCGAGCTGGGCCCCGGCTGGGCCCTGGTGGGCCACAACCCGTCGCTGGAGCGCGCCGCCACGCTCGCGCTCGAGGGCGCGCAGCTGCCGGACAAGCTGCGCAAGGGCGCCGCCGTGGCCCTGCGCCCGCTCGCGGACGACGCCTACACGCTCGCGTGGTGGGCCAGCCCGGGCCGCCCCGTGAAGCGCCCGGGAGAGCGGCGCTGA
- a CDS encoding DUF1634 domain-containing protein encodes MSGEREPGAAREDAVAAPVPETVALTPELLISDLLRYGVLASLSLVTLGTLMTFLRHPDYLVSAEALQRFTEPHAVPHGLREVLAGAMAARGQSFVMAGLLVMMAVPVMRVALSLLIFRQQKDRLYVAITTTVLGLLLASFLLGAAEG; translated from the coding sequence ATGAGCGGGGAGCGGGAGCCCGGAGCCGCGCGGGAGGACGCCGTCGCCGCGCCGGTGCCGGAGACGGTGGCGCTGACGCCGGAGCTGCTCATCAGTGACCTGCTGCGCTACGGCGTGCTGGCCAGCCTGTCGCTGGTGACGCTGGGCACGCTGATGACATTCCTGCGCCACCCGGACTACCTCGTGTCGGCGGAGGCGCTGCAGCGCTTCACCGAGCCGCACGCCGTGCCCCATGGCCTGCGGGAGGTGCTGGCCGGGGCGATGGCGGCGCGGGGCCAGTCCTTCGTCATGGCGGGGCTGCTGGTGATGATGGCCGTGCCGGTGATGCGGGTGGCCCTGTCGCTGCTCATCTTCCGGCAGCAGAAGGACCGGCTCTACGTGGCCATCACCACCACGGTGCTGGGCCTGCTCCTCGCGTCCTTCCTGCTGGGCGCGGCCGAGGGCTGA
- a CDS encoding sulfite exporter TauE/SafE family protein: protein MTPFLFTLVVLAFSVGAGLLGSLLGLGGGLLLIPVLTLWLKVDIRYAVGASIVSVIATSSGAAAAYVRERMANMRVAMFLELATTAGALTGAFLSGLVGGRGVFFVFGGVMAYSALAMLRRMRAGEEAEVPPDALADRLGLHGSYWDEAAGREVSYRVTRPLAGLGLMYVAGTVSGMLGIGSGALKVPAMDLAMRLPLKVSTATSNFMIGVTAAASAGVYFARGHIDPFIAGPVCVGVTIGAWLGSRHLMGRVNSTWLRGLFVGVLLWVAYEMLHKGWTS, encoded by the coding sequence ATGACTCCCTTCCTCTTCACGCTGGTCGTCCTGGCCTTCTCCGTGGGGGCAGGGCTGCTGGGCTCGCTGCTGGGCCTGGGCGGCGGGCTCCTGCTGATTCCCGTGCTCACGTTGTGGTTGAAGGTGGACATCCGCTACGCGGTGGGGGCGTCCATCGTCTCCGTCATCGCCACGTCCAGCGGGGCGGCGGCGGCGTACGTGCGCGAGCGCATGGCCAACATGCGGGTGGCCATGTTCCTGGAGCTGGCCACCACGGCGGGGGCGCTCACCGGCGCGTTCCTCTCCGGCCTGGTGGGCGGGCGCGGCGTGTTCTTCGTGTTCGGCGGCGTCATGGCGTACTCGGCGCTGGCCATGCTGCGGCGGATGCGCGCGGGGGAGGAGGCGGAGGTGCCGCCGGACGCGCTGGCGGACCGGCTGGGGCTGCACGGCAGCTACTGGGACGAGGCCGCCGGGCGCGAGGTGTCCTACCGCGTCACCCGGCCGCTCGCGGGGCTGGGGCTGATGTACGTGGCGGGCACGGTGAGCGGCATGCTGGGCATCGGCTCGGGGGCGCTGAAGGTCCCCGCCATGGACCTGGCCATGCGGCTGCCGCTGAAGGTCTCCACCGCCACCAGCAACTTCATGATTGGCGTGACGGCGGCGGCCAGCGCGGGCGTCTACTTCGCCAGAGGCCACATCGACCCGTTCATCGCGGGCCCGGTGTGCGTGGGCGTCACGATTGGCGCGTGGCTGGGCTCTCGCCACCTGATGGGCCGGGTGAACAGCACCTGGCTGCGCGGCCTCTTCGTGGGCGTACTGCTGTGGGTGGCGTACGAGATGCTGCACAAGGGGTGGACGTCATGA
- a CDS encoding response regulator, whose product MPHVLIVDDEQDLAELIDFNLRGAGFTTRVAHAGESALSFAREQRPDLVLLDLMLPDMSGMDVCRQLRAASLTRDVLIVMLTAKGEEGDRIHGFEAGADDYVVKPFSVRELVLRLKAILRRSSPPRDGAAPLVLGALKLDVGSHRFYVEGKEVQLTALEFRLLEHLMTRLGRVQTREQLLEEVWGLSSSLETRTIDTHVMRLRDKLGSARALLETVRGVGYRIIDPSTV is encoded by the coding sequence ATGCCCCATGTCCTCATCGTCGACGACGAGCAAGACCTCGCCGAGCTCATCGACTTCAACCTGCGCGGGGCCGGCTTCACCACGCGCGTGGCCCACGCCGGAGAGTCGGCCCTCTCCTTCGCCCGGGAGCAGCGCCCGGACCTGGTCCTGCTGGACCTGATGCTCCCGGACATGTCCGGCATGGACGTCTGCCGGCAGCTGCGGGCCGCCTCGCTCACGCGGGACGTGCTCATCGTCATGCTCACCGCCAAGGGCGAGGAAGGCGACCGCATCCACGGCTTCGAGGCGGGCGCGGACGACTATGTCGTCAAGCCCTTCAGCGTGCGCGAGCTGGTGCTGCGCCTCAAGGCCATCCTCCGCCGCAGCAGCCCCCCCCGCGACGGCGCCGCACCGCTGGTGCTCGGCGCCCTCAAGCTGGACGTGGGCTCCCACCGCTTCTACGTCGAGGGCAAGGAGGTCCAGCTCACCGCGCTCGAGTTCCGCCTGCTGGAGCACCTGATGACCCGCCTGGGCCGCGTGCAGACGCGCGAGCAGCTCCTGGAGGAGGTCTGGGGCCTGTCCAGCTCCCTGGAGACGCGCACCATCGACACCCACGTCATGCGCCTGCGCGACAAGCTCGGCTCCGCGCGCGCGCTGCTGGAGACCGTGCGCGGTGTCGGCTACCGCATCATCGACCCGTCCACCGTGTGA
- a CDS encoding OprO/OprP family phosphate-selective porin: MRNLLVALFTLTSSVALAQAAEPQPGTGDATTPSTTETSSTETSTTAAAEPSLDERITTAEGKIASFEEQNIETKNDLSSLKKLKFSGYVQGRYQYQEADETGEDIRLTDSFSRFSVRRGRIKATYTADYAQYVLQIDAVPDGVTLKDAEATFFIPGTKQAMSLTLGATKWGFGYEVPQSSSDREFPERTRVVRAFLPGERDLGLKFNGKFGVLRVTAGLFNGASSATPLDADKEKDVIGRIGFDLKWLSGGVSGWYGGAMARRTTGAEPDTYRRYYDRYRVGADLQAYFDVIPLGGTAIKAEYIAGKTYGGATNATNVDVPASGWYALLVQNLGLSNAVAVRYDYFDPANGTKARAASNGIRPASTNAVGTLGVALLHYFGENLKLTAAYELPMTATVEDVDAVEDPADNLFTLQLQARF, encoded by the coding sequence ATGCGCAATCTCCTCGTTGCACTGTTCACCTTGACCTCCAGCGTGGCGCTGGCGCAGGCGGCCGAGCCGCAGCCCGGCACCGGTGATGCGACGACGCCCTCCACCACCGAGACGTCCTCGACGGAGACCTCCACGACGGCCGCCGCCGAGCCGTCGCTCGACGAGCGGATCACCACCGCCGAGGGAAAGATCGCCTCGTTCGAAGAGCAGAACATCGAGACGAAGAACGACCTGTCTTCGCTCAAGAAGCTGAAGTTCTCCGGCTACGTGCAGGGCCGCTACCAGTACCAGGAGGCCGACGAGACGGGCGAGGACATCCGCCTGACGGACAGCTTCAGCCGCTTCTCCGTGCGCCGCGGCCGCATCAAGGCCACGTACACCGCGGACTACGCCCAGTACGTCCTGCAGATTGACGCGGTGCCGGACGGCGTCACCCTGAAGGACGCCGAGGCGACCTTCTTCATCCCCGGCACCAAGCAGGCCATGTCGCTCACGCTGGGCGCCACCAAGTGGGGCTTCGGCTACGAGGTGCCCCAGTCCTCCAGCGACCGTGAGTTCCCCGAGCGCACCCGCGTCGTGCGCGCCTTCCTGCCCGGCGAGCGTGACCTCGGCCTGAAGTTCAACGGCAAGTTCGGCGTGCTGCGCGTCACCGCCGGCCTCTTCAACGGCGCCAGCTCCGCCACCCCGCTGGACGCGGACAAGGAGAAGGACGTCATCGGCCGCATCGGCTTCGACCTCAAGTGGCTGTCCGGTGGCGTGTCCGGCTGGTACGGCGGCGCCATGGCCCGCCGCACCACCGGCGCCGAGCCCGACACCTACCGCCGCTACTACGACCGCTACCGCGTCGGCGCGGACCTCCAGGCCTACTTCGACGTGATTCCCCTGGGCGGCACCGCCATCAAGGCCGAGTACATCGCCGGCAAGACGTACGGCGGCGCCACCAACGCCACCAACGTGGACGTGCCCGCCAGCGGCTGGTACGCGCTGCTCGTCCAGAACCTCGGCCTGAGCAACGCCGTCGCCGTCCGCTACGACTACTTCGACCCGGCCAACGGCACCAAGGCGCGCGCTGCCTCGAACGGCATCCGGCCGGCCAGCACCAACGCCGTGGGGACTCTCGGCGTGGCGCTGCTGCATTACTTTGGCGAGAACCTGAAGCTCACCGCCGCCTACGAGCTGCCCATGACGGCCACCGTCGAGGACGTGGACGCGGTGGAAGACCCCGCGGACAACCTCTTCACCCTCCAGCTCCAGGCGCGCTTCTAG
- a CDS encoding phosphate ABC transporter substrate-binding protein — translation MKTFLKSLVTVLMLALPVAAQAGTVTVKGSDTMVILGQRWAEEFMKKSSATKVQVTGGGSGTGLAALQNGTTDIAMSSREMKEAEGEKLRTRYNTTGTEIAVAKDGVTFYVNEGNPVTSLTMEQLRDIYLGDITNWKQVGGPDAAIVVYSRENSSGTYVFVKDNVLNGEDFASSAQTLPGTAAVVNAVAKEKHGIGYGGAAYAKGIKELKVKKGNEEIAPTADNIKSGKYPLSRNLFFYLRNKPAGEVKAFIDFALSPEGQAVVTKVGYFPVK, via the coding sequence ATGAAGACCTTCCTCAAGTCGCTCGTCACCGTGCTCATGTTGGCCCTCCCGGTAGCCGCCCAGGCGGGCACCGTCACCGTCAAGGGCTCGGACACCATGGTCATCCTCGGACAGCGCTGGGCCGAGGAGTTCATGAAGAAGAGCTCCGCCACCAAGGTGCAGGTCACCGGCGGTGGCTCCGGCACGGGCCTGGCCGCCCTGCAGAACGGCACCACCGACATCGCCATGTCCAGCCGGGAGATGAAGGAGGCGGAGGGCGAGAAGCTGCGCACCCGCTACAACACCACCGGCACGGAGATTGCCGTCGCCAAGGACGGCGTCACCTTCTACGTCAACGAGGGCAACCCGGTGACGTCCCTCACCATGGAGCAGCTGCGCGACATCTACCTGGGCGACATCACCAACTGGAAGCAGGTCGGCGGCCCGGACGCGGCCATCGTCGTCTACTCCCGCGAGAACTCCTCCGGCACGTATGTGTTCGTGAAGGACAACGTCCTCAACGGTGAGGACTTCGCCTCCTCCGCCCAGACGCTGCCCGGCACCGCCGCGGTGGTGAACGCCGTCGCCAAGGAGAAGCACGGCATCGGCTACGGCGGCGCCGCCTACGCCAAGGGCATCAAGGAGCTGAAGGTCAAGAAGGGCAACGAGGAGATTGCCCCCACGGCCGACAACATCAAGTCCGGCAAGTACCCCCTGTCGCGCAACCTGTTCTTCTACCTGCGCAACAAGCCGGCGGGTGAGGTCAAGGCCTTCATCGACTTCGCCCTGTCCCCCGAGGGCCAGGCTGTCGTCACCAAGGTCGGCTACTTCCCCGTGAAGTAG
- the pstC gene encoding phosphate ABC transporter permease subunit PstC: MQQGLTETMAVPRLSAAARRRQLREKVIAGFITLMAFTGIAALLLIIIFVAKEALALFLEPEARHEAGLSKMFLPQVARQGRPATFTWQPVSNIPKVSMIPLFIGTLKTTAVSMLVAVPVGVFGALYAAEFAPRRLRELLKPVIELLAGIPSVVLGFFALMVMATFLQETLGLNTRLNAVVAGLGLALAIVPVIFTVAEDSLTAVPRSYREASLALGATPWETAWKVVLPAAAPGILAACVLGFGRAIGETMIILMASGNAAIVSADFGDSVRSLSATIAAEMGEVVVGSPHYSILFFIGVQLFVFTFILNMLASTWTKKVIKRLTGSAS; encoded by the coding sequence ATGCAGCAGGGTCTCACGGAAACCATGGCGGTGCCGCGGCTGTCCGCGGCCGCGCGCCGCCGGCAGCTTCGGGAGAAGGTCATCGCGGGCTTCATCACGCTGATGGCCTTCACCGGCATCGCCGCCCTCCTCCTCATCATCATCTTCGTGGCCAAGGAAGCGCTCGCGCTCTTCCTGGAGCCGGAGGCCCGCCACGAGGCCGGGCTCTCCAAGATGTTCCTGCCGCAGGTGGCCCGCCAGGGCCGCCCGGCGACCTTCACCTGGCAGCCGGTCTCCAATATCCCGAAGGTCAGCATGATTCCGCTGTTCATCGGGACGCTGAAGACCACCGCCGTCTCCATGCTGGTGGCCGTGCCGGTGGGCGTCTTCGGCGCCCTCTACGCCGCCGAGTTCGCGCCCCGCCGCCTGCGCGAACTGCTCAAGCCCGTCATCGAGCTGCTCGCCGGCATCCCCTCGGTGGTGCTGGGCTTCTTCGCGCTGATGGTGATGGCCACCTTCCTGCAAGAGACCCTGGGCCTCAACACCCGCCTCAACGCGGTGGTGGCCGGCCTGGGCCTGGCGCTCGCCATCGTCCCCGTCATCTTCACCGTGGCGGAGGACTCGCTCACCGCGGTGCCGCGCAGCTACCGCGAGGCGTCGCTGGCGCTGGGCGCCACGCCCTGGGAGACAGCCTGGAAGGTGGTGCTCCCCGCCGCGGCCCCCGGCATCCTCGCCGCGTGCGTGCTGGGCTTCGGCCGCGCCATCGGCGAGACGATGATCATCCTCATGGCCTCCGGTAACGCGGCCATCGTCTCCGCGGACTTCGGGGACTCGGTGCGCTCGCTGTCGGCCACCATCGCCGCGGAGATGGGCGAGGTGGTGGTGGGCAGTCCCCACTACTCCATCCTCTTCTTCATCGGCGTGCAGCTGTTCGTCTTCACCTTCATCCTCAACATGCTGGCCTCCACCTGGACGAAGAAGGTCATCAAGCGGCTGACCGGGAGCGCCTCGTGA
- the pstA gene encoding phosphate ABC transporter permease PstA, translating into MKYASRRAVGLALTTLTGLAAFLMVGMLALILLDVFVNGAGHVTWTFLSQPPSDGMMGGGIFPAIIGTAMLTLLMTVAVMPVGVLTAVYLHEYAAPDSRLARWVRVAVVNLAGVPSIVFGLFGLGFFILFVGRGMDRVLGHEELYWAQPGILWASLTLAVLTLPVVIVSTEEALRAVPMDHRTASLALGATQSQTLGRVVLPGALPGILTGAVLAISRGAGEVAPILFTGAAYFLPDLPSRLNSQFMHLGYHTYVLATQSPDVEATRPLLYATVLVLLLLTFALNLVAVIIRTRTRRKAAGAH; encoded by the coding sequence GTGAAGTACGCCTCGCGCCGTGCGGTGGGGCTGGCCCTCACCACCCTCACCGGGCTGGCCGCGTTCCTCATGGTGGGGATGCTGGCCCTCATCCTGCTGGACGTGTTCGTCAATGGCGCCGGCCACGTCACCTGGACGTTCCTCAGCCAGCCGCCGAGCGACGGCATGATGGGCGGCGGCATCTTCCCCGCCATCATCGGCACCGCGATGCTCACCCTGCTGATGACGGTGGCGGTGATGCCGGTGGGCGTGCTGACGGCCGTCTACCTCCACGAGTACGCCGCGCCGGACTCGCGCCTCGCGCGCTGGGTGCGCGTGGCCGTGGTGAACCTGGCGGGCGTGCCCTCCATCGTCTTCGGCCTCTTCGGCCTGGGCTTCTTCATCCTCTTCGTCGGCCGGGGCATGGACCGCGTGCTGGGCCATGAAGAGCTGTACTGGGCGCAGCCCGGCATCCTCTGGGCGTCGCTCACCCTGGCGGTGCTGACGCTGCCGGTGGTCATCGTCTCCACCGAGGAGGCGCTGCGCGCGGTGCCCATGGACCACCGCACCGCCAGCCTGGCGCTGGGCGCCACCCAGTCCCAGACTCTGGGGCGGGTGGTGCTGCCGGGCGCGCTGCCGGGCATCCTCACCGGGGCCGTGCTGGCCATCTCCCGCGGCGCGGGCGAGGTGGCGCCCATCCTCTTCACCGGCGCGGCCTACTTCCTCCCGGACCTTCCCAGCAGGCTCAACTCCCAGTTCATGCACCTGGGCTACCACACGTACGTGCTGGCCACCCAGTCCCCGGATGTGGAGGCCACCCGCCCGCTGTTGTATGCGACGGTGCTGGTGCTGCTGCTGCTCA